Proteins encoded in a region of the Zea mays cultivar B73 chromosome 2, Zm-B73-REFERENCE-NAM-5.0, whole genome shotgun sequence genome:
- the LOC109944592 gene encoding LOB domain-containing protein 13-like, which yields MPTYGMPPPEFALPMPILAPPPPPPPPSQFPMGFQTPPASVAAPGDGSGQDDTTNSWVNTIFNTQSPAGGGGYSNHPDDGYD from the exons atgccgacatatgggatgccgcctccggagtttgcactgccaatgccaattttggcgcctccacctccgcctccgcctccgtcacaattccctatg ggatttcagacaccacccgcttcagttgccgcacctggagatgggtctggtcaggACGACACAACAAATTCGTGGGTGAACACCAttttcaacacgcagagtccagccggaggaggtggctaCTCGAACCATCCAGACGATGGATATGATTGA
- the LOC103647586 gene encoding 3beta-hydroxysteroid-dehydrogenase/decarboxylase has product MATAEPGPSPPAPKPTCAVTFGRSTLLGRYLAAALAASGRWSAVAILDPSPTSPSPPPGPPASHIVYHHDVDFSDPARLVSALAGAAAVFHVDATTAAASGSDGSFLSLHRLAVEGTRRLLAACRAAGVGRVVYTGSADVVAAVARDVINADEDSAPYPDKFGNAMSELRAQVEMMVLGADGVDGVRTCVLRPSNLFGPGDSSLVRFVAGYARSPLGKFVIGSGSNMSDFTYVENVAHANICAEQALSSNAASVAGKPFFVTNDEPMETWEFMNCMMEAMGCQRPRINLPAKMLLFAALFSKMIHHRLGFQMLSTPLLHPDTIYFLSCTRTFNTSRARRLLGYHPIVSLEDGIMRTLGSFSELADNLGLSRKQGSCGSSKADKLLGSGTAADILLWRDEKRTFSFVTVLFLLFYWFLLSDRTFVSSAAKFLLVLSLALFIHGVLPSEVFGFTVEKVTSDHFEVSHSALRNSLMCVASAWNGSFHKLRLLAEGEDWSLLLKVFAFLYSIKLMLNFQFRFLMGLVLASLFIVFIVYEQCEEEIDSLVANASVKVKWLTDRVVRNLPAFLKAYIA; this is encoded by the exons ATGGCGACCGCCGAGCCCGGCCCGTCCCCGCCCGCGCCCAAGCCCACCTGCGCCGTCACGTTCGGACGCTCCACCCTCCTCGGCCGCTACCTGGCCGCGGCGCTCGCTGCCTCCGGCCGCTGGTCCGCCGTCGCCATCCTCGACCCCTCCCCAACCTCACCGTCCCCGCCGCCCGGACCGCCTGCCTCCCACATCGTCTACCACCACGACGTCGACTTCTCGGACCCCGCGCGCCTCGTTTCAGCGCTTGCCGGCGCCGCGGCTGTCTTCCATGTGGACGCCACCACAGCGGCCGCCTCCGGGAGCGACGGGTCCTTCCTCTCCCTCCACCGCCTCGCCGTCGAGGGCACGAGGCGGCTCCTCGCGGCTTGCCGCGCGGCCGGGGTTGGGAGGGTGGTGTACACCGGCTCAGCCGACGTGGTCGCTGCTGTTGCCCGGGATGTGATAAACGCGGACGAGGACTCCGCGCCCTACCCTGACAAG TTCGGGAATGCGATGAGCGAGCTGAGGGCGCAGGTGGAGATGATGGTGCTGGGTGCGGACGGGGTGGACGGGGTGAGGACGTGCGTGCTGCGACCTAGCAATCTTTTCGGTCCGGGTGATTCCAGCTTGGTGAGGTTTGTTGCTGGATATGCAAGGTCTCCCTTGGGCAAG TTTGTAATAGGCAGTGGCAGTAACATGTCTGACTTTACCTATGTGGAAAATGTGGCCCATGCCAATATTTGTGCTGAGCAAGCCTTGTCTTCAAATGCAGCTTCTGTAGCTGGGAAG CCCTTTTTTGTTACCAATGACGAACCTATGGAAACATGGGAGTTTATGAATTGCATGATGGAAGCCATGGGTTGTCAGAG GCCCAGGATTAATCTTCCTGCCAAGATGTTATTGTTTGCAGCCTTGTTCTCCAAAATGATTCATCACAGGCTTGGTTTTCAAATGCTTTCCACCCCTCTTCTTCATCCAGATACAATATACTTCTTGTCGTGTACGAGAACCTTTAACACTTCAAGAGCCAGAAGATTACTTGGATACCACCCAATTGTATCATTGGAG GATGGAATTATGAGAACTCTTGGGTCATTTTCAGAACTAGCAGATAATTTGGGGTTGTCAAGAAAACAGGGCTCCTGTGGATCCTCGAAGGCAGATAAGCTGCTAGGAAGTGGAACAG CTGCTGATATTCTTCTTTGGAGGGATGAAAAGAGAACCTTTTCATTTGTCACAGTATTGTTTCTGCTTTTCTACTGGTTCCTGCTTTCAGACAGAACTTTTGTTTCATCAGCTGCCAAATTTCTTCTAGTGCTCTCGCTTGCTCTCTTTATCCATGGTGTGCTGCCTTCAGAAGT GTTTGGTTTTACAGTCGAGAAGGTCACATCTGATCATTTTGAAGTATCACACTCAGCATTGAGGAATTCACTTATGTGTGTGGCTTCTGCATGGAATGGGAGTTTTCATAAACTAAGGCTTTTAGCAGAAGGTGAAGACTGGAGTTTACTTTTGAAG GTATTTGCATTTCTGTACAGCATCAAACTAATGCTGAACTTTCAGTTCAGATTTTTGATGGGACTTG TACTGGCATCCTTGTTCATTGTCTTCATTGTCTATGAACAATGCGAGGAAGAAATTGACAGTTTGGTGGCAAACGCTTCTGTCAAAGTCAAGTGGCTAACAGACAGAGTAGTCAGAAATTTGCCGGCCTTTTTGAAGGCGTATATAGCCTAG